From a single Gemmatimonadales bacterium genomic region:
- a CDS encoding J domain-containing protein: MASKDFYQILGVSEAASADEIKKAYRRLAKQYHPDANPNNPAAAETFKQVAEAHSVLSDADKRKQYDQMRRLGAFDTGRAARPGGAGRPASGPTETFDFGEFGSMGLGDIFSSIFGRGGKKGPTRGETLETVLEIPFRTAALGGKVPVTLPVTGPCTSCGGSGGAPGATISQCPECKGRGSISFGQGGFAVNRPCPLCRGRGKVPSQKCPTCQGAGELRSDKTVMITVPPGTESGTKVRLKGQGEPGADGAQAGDLLVTFEVQSDRFFSRDGLDVICEVPINLAQAVLGTRIRVKTIDGKKVVLKVPPGTPPGKRFRIKGMGIAKADRRGDQLVEIAVNMPEALTPEQEELFKQFADSAGLPH, encoded by the coding sequence GTGGCCTCGAAGGATTTCTATCAGATTCTCGGCGTCTCCGAAGCCGCCTCGGCCGACGAGATCAAGAAAGCCTACCGCCGGCTTGCCAAGCAGTATCACCCGGACGCCAATCCGAACAACCCGGCAGCTGCGGAGACCTTCAAGCAGGTCGCCGAGGCGCACAGCGTGCTGTCGGATGCGGACAAGCGGAAGCAGTACGATCAGATGCGCCGGCTGGGGGCCTTCGATACCGGGCGGGCGGCTCGTCCCGGCGGCGCCGGGCGTCCGGCCTCGGGGCCAACCGAGACCTTCGATTTCGGTGAGTTCGGGTCGATGGGGTTGGGCGACATCTTCTCATCGATCTTCGGACGCGGCGGCAAGAAGGGCCCGACTCGTGGCGAAACGCTCGAGACGGTGCTCGAGATTCCTTTCCGGACCGCGGCGCTGGGCGGCAAGGTGCCGGTGACGCTGCCCGTGACCGGTCCCTGCACCTCGTGCGGAGGTAGCGGTGGTGCGCCGGGCGCCACGATCTCCCAGTGTCCCGAGTGCAAGGGCCGAGGCAGCATTTCCTTTGGGCAAGGTGGCTTTGCGGTCAATCGGCCGTGTCCCCTCTGTCGGGGCCGGGGCAAGGTGCCGTCGCAGAAATGCCCGACCTGCCAGGGCGCAGGCGAGCTGCGATCCGACAAGACTGTGATGATCACGGTGCCGCCCGGTACCGAGTCGGGAACCAAGGTTCGCCTCAAGGGTCAGGGCGAGCCGGGCGCCGACGGTGCGCAGGCAGGCGACCTGCTGGTCACGTTCGAGGTGCAGAGCGATCGGTTCTTCTCGCGGGACGGGCTCGATGTGATCTGCGAAGTTCCTATCAACCTGGCACAGGCCGTTCTCGGAACCAGGATTCGGGTCAAGACGATCGATGGCAAGAAGGTTGTGCTCAAGGTGCCGCCCGGCACGCCTCCGGGCAAGCGCTTCCGGATCAAGGGAATGGGCATCGCCAAGGCGGACCGCCGGGGCGACCAGCTGGTCGAGATTGCCGTCAACATGCCGGAGGCGCTGACGCCGGAGCAGGAGGAACTCTTCAAGCAGTTTGCCGACTCGGCCGGTCTCCCGCACTGA
- a CDS encoding nucleotide exchange factor GrpE, whose product MTERPFEENELPDPAVPETAAPEPGSGHGGLPQEPTDSAVRRLAEQLEDANDRYLRLAAEFDNFRKRVARERIELSDRAEGKMIGKVLEVMDDLDRLTDSDWNGPAAPYREGVDLIGQKFHKRLEAAGLETIDPTGAAFDPTVAEAVSTVPSPAADQDNTVSATFQVGYRYKGILIRPARVQVYLGEGTA is encoded by the coding sequence ATGACCGAACGGCCTTTTGAAGAAAACGAGCTCCCTGATCCTGCCGTGCCCGAGACGGCGGCCCCCGAGCCGGGTTCCGGTCACGGAGGGCTGCCTCAGGAACCGACGGACAGTGCTGTCAGGCGGTTGGCCGAGCAGCTCGAGGACGCCAACGATCGTTACCTGCGTCTTGCTGCGGAGTTCGACAACTTCCGGAAGCGGGTGGCGCGCGAGCGGATCGAGCTGTCCGATCGGGCCGAAGGAAAAATGATCGGCAAGGTTCTCGAGGTCATGGACGACCTCGATCGGCTGACCGACAGCGACTGGAACGGACCGGCCGCTCCGTATCGTGAAGGCGTCGATCTGATCGGTCAGAAGTTCCATAAGCGGCTGGAAGCGGCGGGCCTCGAGACCATCGATCCCACCGGGGCGGCATTCGATCCCACGGTGGCGGAGGCGGTGTCGACGGTGCCCTCGCCGGCGGCCGACCAGGACAACACCGTCAGTGCGACCTTTCAGGTCGGCTACCGGTACAAGGGCATTCTGATCCGCCCGGCCCGGGTCCAGGTGTACCTGGGCGAAGGAACCGCCTGA
- a CDS encoding competence/damage-inducible protein A: protein MPLPPASLDLELVTIGTELLLGFTVDTNAAFIGQALASVGVRVTRRTSVPDDGGAIGAAVAEALSRAPLVMTVGGLGPTRDDLTKRVVADLFGAPLRFDQGIWDGLVARFARLGRVPAASNRSQAEVPEGAQVLPNARGTAPGLWLSGGPGEVIMLPGVPSEMRGLMATGVLPRLRERTGGRGAVTTRIVRTTAIPESTLAERLDGVENGLRELTLGYAPGVEGVDLRLTSWGGEPEAAAASLDRAEAQIRAAAGAHCYGTGEADLAAVLLDSCRRRRVSVAVAESCTGGLIGQRLTDVPGSSSVFRGGVIAYHNALKASLLGVPEPILEAHGAVSEPVVRAMAVGAARVAGAEAAVSVSGIAGPEGGTDEKPVGTVWFGFLVGNRVETARIVFPGSRTEVRARAAQYALYGLWRLVEEV from the coding sequence ATGCCGCTCCCGCCGGCCTCGCTCGACCTCGAACTCGTCACCATCGGCACCGAGTTGCTGCTCGGCTTCACGGTCGACACCAACGCCGCCTTTATCGGGCAGGCTCTGGCCTCGGTTGGGGTCCGGGTCACTCGCCGGACCTCGGTGCCGGATGACGGAGGCGCCATCGGCGCTGCGGTGGCCGAGGCGTTGTCGCGCGCGCCGCTGGTGATGACGGTGGGTGGACTCGGACCGACTCGCGACGATCTGACCAAGCGGGTCGTGGCTGACCTCTTCGGGGCCCCGCTCCGATTCGACCAGGGCATCTGGGACGGGCTGGTGGCGCGCTTTGCCAGGCTCGGCCGAGTTCCGGCGGCCTCGAACCGGTCGCAGGCCGAAGTGCCGGAGGGCGCTCAGGTGCTGCCGAACGCTCGCGGTACGGCACCAGGACTCTGGCTCTCGGGCGGGCCGGGTGAGGTCATCATGCTGCCCGGTGTGCCATCCGAAATGCGCGGCTTGATGGCGACCGGGGTTTTGCCGCGGCTGCGGGAACGAACCGGCGGCCGTGGGGCGGTAACGACGCGGATCGTGCGGACCACGGCCATTCCCGAGTCCACCCTGGCGGAGCGGCTCGACGGCGTGGAAAACGGACTCCGCGAGCTCACGCTGGGGTACGCACCGGGCGTCGAAGGTGTCGACCTGCGGCTCACCTCGTGGGGCGGCGAACCGGAGGCCGCTGCGGCGTCGCTCGATCGAGCCGAAGCCCAGATCCGGGCTGCGGCAGGTGCGCACTGCTACGGCACGGGTGAGGCGGACCTCGCAGCCGTCCTGCTGGACAGTTGCCGGCGGCGGCGGGTGTCCGTCGCCGTCGCCGAAAGCTGCACCGGTGGCCTGATCGGCCAGCGGCTGACGGACGTGCCGGGCAGCTCGTCCGTCTTTCGTGGCGGCGTGATCGCCTATCACAACGCCCTCAAGGCGAGCCTGCTGGGGGTACCGGAGCCGATCCTCGAGGCCCATGGTGCGGTGAGTGAACCGGTGGTTCGAGCCATGGCTGTCGGCGCTGCCCGAGTCGCTGGCGCCGAGGCGGCCGTTTCCGTGTCCGGAATCGCCGGCCCCGAGGGCGGGACGGACGAGAAACCGGTCGGAACGGTCTGGTTCGGTTTCCTGGTCGGGAATCGGGTTGAGACCGCGCGAATCGTCTTTCCGGGCTCGAGAACCGAGGTGCGCGCGCGGGCCGCTCAGTACGCCTTGTACGGCCTGTGGCGGCTGGTGGAGGAGGTCTGA
- the pgsA gene encoding CDP-diacylglycerol--glycerol-3-phosphate 3-phosphatidyltransferase, translating to MSTAKQIWTLPNMLTVGRIAITPVIAYLPFMGGYWTKLLTFVVFLAAAVSDVIDGRLARSRNMVSDLGKLLDPIADKLLLIATIVPIYFVAQDRRDLYDIPLWRSIPLWVCVILIGREFAMTAFRWWAKRRGVVVAAQGPGKLKAVFQNIFVGGTILWFAFRDAWNPLALHESAFWQGWKSFHGHFVSISLAIATVLTVYSFVVYLYRYRQLLK from the coding sequence GTGAGTACCGCCAAGCAGATCTGGACGCTGCCCAACATGCTCACGGTTGGCAGGATCGCAATCACACCGGTGATTGCGTACCTGCCGTTCATGGGCGGGTACTGGACCAAACTGCTTACCTTCGTGGTCTTTCTCGCCGCCGCCGTGAGCGATGTGATCGACGGGCGGCTGGCCCGATCGCGCAACATGGTGTCCGATCTGGGAAAGCTGCTCGATCCGATTGCCGACAAACTGCTGCTGATTGCCACCATCGTGCCGATCTACTTCGTGGCGCAGGATCGCCGCGATCTCTATGACATTCCGCTCTGGCGCAGCATTCCGCTCTGGGTCTGCGTCATCCTGATCGGCCGCGAGTTTGCCATGACCGCCTTCCGGTGGTGGGCCAAACGCCGCGGCGTCGTGGTTGCCGCGCAGGGGCCGGGCAAGCTCAAGGCGGTGTTTCAGAACATCTTCGTCGGCGGCACCATACTCTGGTTTGCCTTTCGTGACGCCTGGAATCCGCTGGCCCTGCATGAAAGCGCCTTCTGGCAGGGATGGAAGAGCTTTCATGGCCATTTCGTCTCCATCTCGCTGGCCATTGCCACGGTGCTGACCGTCTATTCGTTCGTCGTCTACCTCTATCGCTACCGCCAGCTGCTCAAGTAG
- a CDS encoding gliding-motility protein MglA produces the protein MSLINYASREINCKLVYYGPGLGGKTTNLEYIYEKVSPSSKGKMISLATETERTLFFDFLPVDLGTIRGFKTRFHLYTVPGQVYYNASRKLILKGVDGVVFVADSQIERMEANVESMQNLYDNLMQHGYDLTKIPFVIQYNKRDLPNAAPLDELQENLNPGWPVEDAAKQRTVANPDRGGEFLVEQLDGTWVERAPYFEAVAVRGDGVFDTLRSISKLVLKTLG, from the coding sequence ATGTCGCTCATCAACTACGCATCGCGGGAAATCAACTGCAAGCTGGTCTACTACGGGCCGGGGCTTGGGGGCAAGACCACCAACCTCGAGTACATCTACGAAAAGGTGTCACCGTCCTCGAAAGGGAAGATGATTTCCCTGGCGACGGAGACGGAGCGGACCCTCTTCTTCGATTTTCTCCCGGTCGATCTCGGCACCATTCGTGGCTTCAAGACCCGGTTCCATCTCTACACCGTGCCGGGACAGGTCTACTACAACGCGTCGCGCAAGCTGATCCTCAAGGGGGTCGACGGGGTGGTGTTCGTGGCCGACAGCCAGATCGAGCGGATGGAGGCCAACGTCGAGTCGATGCAGAATCTGTATGACAACCTGATGCAGCACGGCTACGACCTGACCAAGATCCCGTTCGTGATCCAGTACAACAAGCGCGACCTGCCGAACGCCGCACCCCTCGACGAGCTGCAGGAAAACCTCAATCCGGGCTGGCCGGTCGAGGACGCTGCGAAACAACGGACCGTCGCCAATCCCGATCGCGGTGGCGAGTTCCTGGTCGAGCAGCTCGACGGCACCTGGGTCGAACGGGCGCCGTACTTCGAGGCGGTCGCAGTTCGCGGCGACGGGGTGTTCGATACCCTCCGCTCGATCAGCAAACTCGTCCTGAAGACGCTGGGGTGA
- a CDS encoding roadblock/LC7 domain-containing protein, with protein sequence MTSASWSLREDDAARIRAILEGLLSEANARTALLVDRTGQMLATAGEQPTFDPVAFASLTAADFSANDQLARMLGEPEFGALFHQGEKESLYLADIARRVILVIRFDNRTTLGLVKLRVRSVVTRLSALFTEMFERQDAESPRVEAAFLGEAEDEIDKLFGS encoded by the coding sequence GTGACGAGCGCCAGTTGGTCCCTGCGCGAAGACGACGCGGCCAGGATCCGCGCCATCTTGGAGGGGCTCCTGTCGGAGGCCAACGCGCGGACCGCGCTCCTGGTCGATCGCACCGGGCAGATGCTTGCCACGGCAGGTGAGCAGCCGACGTTCGATCCGGTCGCGTTCGCGTCGCTCACCGCGGCCGACTTCAGCGCCAACGATCAGCTGGCTCGCATGCTTGGCGAGCCCGAGTTCGGGGCGCTGTTTCACCAGGGCGAAAAAGAATCCCTGTATCTCGCGGATATTGCGCGCCGGGTGATTCTGGTGATCCGGTTCGACAACCGGACCACGCTGGGCCTGGTCAAGCTGCGGGTGCGCAGCGTGGTGACCAGGCTGTCGGCGCTGTTTACCGAGATGTTCGAACGGCAGGACGCCGAGTCGCCTCGGGTGGAAGCGGCATTCCTCGGCGAAGCGGAAGACGAGATCGACAAACTTTTCGGGTCGTGA
- the recR gene encoding recombination mediator RecR translates to MAAIEDLVVELAKLPGIGRKTAQRLVFHLLQQPKDRLTRLAGALHAVVDRIGSCQDCGNYCEGPQCAICADPRRDAAILCVVEEPAAVSQVERATGYRGRYLVLGGRLSPLEGVGPDQLRITLLKRRVADGEVREVILATNPSLEGEATATFIQQVLSGAGVRVSRLARGLPVGGDLEYIDGITLSHALEARQEVS, encoded by the coding sequence GTGGCCGCAATCGAAGACCTGGTCGTCGAACTGGCCAAGCTGCCTGGCATCGGCCGCAAGACGGCGCAACGCCTCGTATTTCATCTCCTGCAGCAGCCCAAGGATCGCCTGACTCGGCTGGCCGGCGCGCTTCACGCGGTGGTCGACCGGATCGGCAGTTGCCAGGATTGTGGCAACTACTGCGAGGGGCCTCAGTGTGCGATCTGCGCTGATCCCCGCCGGGATGCCGCCATCCTCTGCGTGGTGGAAGAACCGGCGGCGGTGAGTCAGGTCGAGCGGGCCACCGGCTATCGGGGGCGGTACCTCGTGCTCGGTGGGCGGCTGTCGCCGCTCGAAGGGGTCGGGCCGGACCAGCTTCGCATCACGTTGCTCAAGCGGCGGGTGGCCGATGGCGAGGTGCGCGAGGTGATTCTGGCGACCAACCCGTCGCTCGAAGGAGAGGCCACCGCTACATTCATCCAGCAAGTGCTTTCCGGGGCGGGGGTTCGGGTCAGTCGGCTGGCCCGGGGTTTGCCGGTTGGCGGAGATCTCGAGTATATCGACGGCATCACGCTGAGTCATGCGTTGGAGGCCCGGCAGGAGGTGTCGTGA
- a CDS encoding YbaB/EbfC family nucleoid-associated protein codes for MQGRLQQLQADLADRVVEASAGGGMVRVTADGRGMIRQLSIEPAAFEGRDAELLSDLVLSAVAEAQRRAAETAQAEMRKAQGFPSIPGL; via the coding sequence ATGCAGGGCCGTCTTCAGCAGCTCCAGGCGGACCTGGCGGATCGCGTCGTCGAGGCGTCAGCCGGGGGCGGCATGGTTCGCGTCACTGCAGACGGGCGCGGCATGATTCGGCAGCTGTCGATCGAGCCGGCGGCGTTCGAGGGACGGGACGCAGAGCTGCTGTCCGATCTCGTGCTTTCCGCCGTGGCGGAGGCGCAGCGCCGGGCAGCCGAGACGGCCCAGGCCGAAATGCGGAAGGCGCAGGGGTTCCCGTCGATTCCCGGGCTGTGA
- the dnaX gene encoding DNA polymerase III subunit gamma/tau codes for MIALARKYRPRRFADLLVQDHVAAALSGAVARNRVGHGYLLTGPRGVGKTTAARILAMALNCERQDPGALTGEPCGECPTCERIWGGAANLDVVEIDAASNRSVDDARDLRERAMYAASQENRYKVYIVDEAHMLTREAWNALLKILEEPPPRVVFVFATTEPQKIANTAAPVLSRLQRFDFKRIGVAAIRERVGQVLAAEGVATDDDAVTVIARYADGGMRDALSVLDQALSLAEGPLTAARVRQALGLISDELYAEVLDAVARKDAAAIFPVVDALLAAGADLVEFVNGMAELLRAVLMMATGAEPEGLTAAQREVIAAARERLAAGDVLRMLGLLTQAEISIRRSANPRLVVETLLLRWALMDRTVDLEAVLQGQSGSGGPPESGPAARPAAPSAARSAAARPAATREASAASAPVARPAPGPVLSGPLTPAGLIGVWPEVVVAARQRGSLAAMVAEHLTPGEIAGDSLTLILAEDQVHLLEGAERQRPQLEAALTEVLGRPVQLKAIVAAGVPAAAPAPDPAPAQPRKRLSEKDLRGARLRELRAKDSALDAAADALDLEIVD; via the coding sequence GTGATCGCTCTTGCCCGCAAGTATCGCCCGCGCCGATTCGCCGATCTGCTCGTCCAGGATCATGTCGCCGCCGCCCTGAGCGGCGCAGTCGCCCGCAATCGGGTTGGCCACGGCTACCTCCTGACCGGCCCGCGTGGGGTCGGGAAGACGACGGCTGCCCGGATTCTCGCCATGGCCCTCAACTGTGAGCGACAGGATCCTGGCGCGCTCACCGGCGAGCCCTGTGGCGAGTGTCCGACCTGCGAGCGGATCTGGGGTGGCGCCGCCAATCTGGACGTGGTCGAGATCGACGCGGCCAGCAATCGCAGCGTCGACGACGCCCGAGACCTCCGCGAGCGCGCCATGTATGCCGCGTCGCAGGAGAACCGCTACAAGGTGTACATCGTCGACGAAGCGCACATGCTGACTCGCGAGGCGTGGAACGCCCTCCTCAAGATTCTGGAGGAGCCGCCGCCGCGGGTTGTCTTCGTCTTTGCCACCACCGAGCCGCAGAAGATTGCCAATACCGCAGCACCGGTCCTCTCCCGATTGCAGCGCTTCGACTTCAAGCGGATCGGCGTCGCGGCCATTCGTGAGCGGGTCGGTCAGGTGCTTGCTGCGGAAGGCGTGGCGACCGATGATGACGCCGTGACGGTCATTGCCCGCTACGCCGATGGCGGCATGCGGGACGCGCTGTCGGTGCTGGATCAGGCACTGTCGCTCGCCGAAGGCCCCCTCACCGCAGCGCGGGTTCGTCAGGCACTGGGGCTGATCAGCGATGAGTTGTACGCCGAGGTGCTCGACGCGGTGGCCCGCAAAGACGCGGCGGCCATCTTTCCGGTCGTCGATGCGCTGCTGGCCGCGGGCGCCGATCTCGTCGAGTTCGTCAACGGGATGGCCGAGCTGCTGCGGGCGGTGCTGATGATGGCCACCGGGGCGGAGCCGGAGGGGCTCACCGCCGCGCAGCGGGAGGTCATTGCCGCTGCCAGGGAGCGGCTCGCCGCCGGGGATGTGCTGCGCATGCTGGGCTTGCTGACCCAGGCCGAGATCTCGATCCGCCGGAGCGCCAATCCCCGGCTCGTGGTCGAAACGCTCTTGCTGCGCTGGGCCCTGATGGACCGAACCGTCGACCTGGAGGCAGTGCTGCAGGGCCAGTCGGGGTCCGGCGGACCGCCCGAGTCGGGGCCTGCTGCGCGCCCTGCGGCCCCGTCGGCGGCGCGGAGTGCAGCGGCTCGCCCGGCCGCGACTCGTGAAGCATCAGCGGCGTCGGCGCCGGTCGCTCGACCGGCACCCGGGCCGGTGCTCTCCGGGCCGCTGACCCCCGCTGGGCTGATCGGGGTCTGGCCCGAGGTCGTCGTCGCAGCGCGCCAGCGGGGCTCACTTGCCGCAATGGTGGCGGAGCACCTGACGCCCGGGGAGATCGCCGGTGACTCGCTTACCCTGATCCTGGCGGAGGATCAGGTGCACCTGCTCGAAGGTGCCGAGCGGCAGCGGCCTCAGCTCGAGGCGGCGTTGACCGAGGTGTTGGGTCGGCCGGTTCAGCTCAAAGCGATTGTTGCCGCCGGAGTGCCGGCCGCGGCTCCTGCCCCTGACCCCGCTCCGGCCCAGCCTCGTAAGCGATTGTCAGAAAAGGATTTGCGCGGCGCGAGGTTGCGTGAGCTCCGGGCCAAGGATTCGGCGTTGGATGCGGCGGCTGACGCGTTAGATTTGGAGATCGTGGACTAG
- a CDS encoding YihY/virulence factor BrkB family protein: protein MVQAADENRIPFLASALTFDAILAAIPLFVLVLAGLSWAVGKTGGDPEQISHFIERFLPPHDTEPGYDPFAAVEALLAKLVVAARQLSIVAVPAFLWFSTRLFASVRTALNEIYDLSVRPVRRHFLLQFLLGKLRDLRMVVITVLLVLVNTFLTAGFTLLQARGQEWAPGFAFFFTTVGRISSELLAFLFLVTLFFLVYHFASMRRPPLRATLIASLFSAVLFEAAKRGFGLYLRNTMYAQMSVDVNVGAAILFVLWMYYSALVFLLGGVVAETWELRHLQRKQRA, encoded by the coding sequence GTGGTCCAGGCCGCCGACGAAAATCGAATCCCCTTTCTGGCGAGTGCGCTGACCTTCGACGCCATTCTCGCCGCCATCCCGCTGTTCGTGCTCGTGCTTGCCGGCCTGTCCTGGGCGGTCGGCAAGACCGGGGGCGACCCCGAGCAGATCAGCCATTTCATCGAGCGGTTTCTGCCGCCCCACGACACGGAGCCAGGCTACGACCCCTTCGCGGCGGTCGAGGCACTCCTGGCCAAACTGGTGGTCGCGGCCCGCCAGCTGTCGATCGTGGCGGTGCCGGCCTTTCTGTGGTTCAGTACCCGCCTCTTTGCCTCGGTGCGCACCGCGCTCAACGAGATCTACGATCTTTCGGTTCGACCCGTGCGCCGCCACTTTCTGCTTCAGTTCCTGCTCGGCAAGCTGCGAGACTTGCGGATGGTGGTGATCACGGTGCTGCTGGTGCTCGTCAATACGTTTCTGACGGCCGGATTCACGCTGCTGCAGGCACGCGGCCAGGAGTGGGCGCCAGGGTTCGCGTTCTTCTTCACGACCGTGGGACGGATTTCCAGCGAACTGCTCGCCTTTCTCTTCCTGGTCACGCTTTTCTTTCTGGTCTACCACTTCGCCTCGATGCGGCGGCCACCCCTCCGGGCGACCCTGATCGCATCGCTCTTCTCGGCCGTGCTGTTCGAAGCGGCCAAGCGCGGCTTCGGGCTGTACCTGCGCAACACCATGTATGCCCAGATGTCGGTGGACGTCAACGTCGGGGCCGCCATTCTGTTCGTGCTCTGGATGTACTACTCCGCCCTGGTCTTCCTGCTGGGTGGGGTGGTTGCGGAAACCTGGGAACTTCGGCACCTGCAGCGGAAGCAACGAGCCTGA
- a CDS encoding YtxH domain-containing protein, with protein MGRDEREVLIVEQERGGALGWALFGAALGAGLALLFAPRTGRETRKELRRGLRGLRDLADETLDELRSGARDEESDLRSMVDGAGVYDEDEGYYEDDPDLDELDVEDEIEGDEAVEEDEPAVGASSARDELERRLEAARARRRRAVPDDSEDEEPVA; from the coding sequence ATGGGACGGGATGAGCGTGAGGTGCTGATCGTCGAGCAGGAGCGGGGCGGGGCGCTGGGATGGGCGCTCTTTGGCGCGGCACTCGGTGCCGGACTGGCGCTGCTGTTTGCGCCGCGCACGGGCCGCGAGACGCGCAAGGAGCTGCGCCGTGGTTTGCGCGGCTTGCGGGACCTGGCCGATGAGACGCTCGACGAGTTGCGCAGCGGTGCGCGTGACGAGGAGAGTGATCTTCGTTCGATGGTCGACGGGGCCGGCGTCTACGATGAGGACGAGGGGTACTACGAGGACGATCCCGATCTCGACGAACTCGACGTCGAGGACGAGATCGAGGGAGATGAGGCGGTGGAGGAGGACGAGCCGGCAGTCGGGGCATCGTCGGCGCGCGACGAGCTCGAGCGCCGGCTCGAGGCGGCCCGGGCCCGGCGCCGCCGCGCGGTGCCGGATGACTCGGAGGACGAGGAGCCCGTCGCCTGA
- a CDS encoding class II fructose-bisphosphate aldolase, giving the protein MTLADRQQAAAPYGSAVTVHDDGVRITDEAVLASPATDRVVWQAVFGSAAEQEAARWLLWEIGQAVGVRPASIHDLYLARGRGECGGFTVPAINVRMLAYDTARAVFRAAQRGQAGAILLEIARSEIAYTDQRPAEYVAVMIAAALREGYRLPIFIQGDHCQVNAKKYQADAEAEVSEVKKLIAEEIGAGFFNIDVDTSTLVDLSHPTLDAQQRDNYERAAEITAFIRGLEPRGVTVSVGAEIGEVGHKNSTVEELDAFMAGFNRALAARGASLAGISKISVQTGTSHGGVVLPDGRIADVKLDLAALEALSRVARDSYGMAGAVQHGASTLPADAFGNFPRVETAEIHLATNFQTIVFEHPALPAELRNRAYAWLDENATSERKDGDTPEQFYYRARKRAIGPFKKDFWSLPEATRLAIAADLEKTFTFLFEQLKVNGTAELVRRHVEAAPLRHSDLTRPTVRAVDDADAGE; this is encoded by the coding sequence ATGACGTTGGCCGACCGACAGCAGGCTGCCGCTCCGTACGGAAGCGCCGTGACCGTGCACGACGACGGGGTCCGGATCACCGATGAGGCCGTCCTGGCGTCGCCCGCCACTGATCGGGTGGTCTGGCAGGCGGTTTTCGGAAGCGCCGCCGAGCAGGAGGCTGCCCGCTGGTTGCTTTGGGAAATCGGGCAGGCGGTTGGGGTCCGTCCGGCGTCGATCCACGACTTGTACCTGGCGCGTGGCCGGGGGGAATGCGGTGGGTTCACCGTGCCGGCCATCAATGTCCGGATGCTCGCGTACGACACCGCGCGGGCGGTGTTCAGAGCGGCTCAGCGCGGTCAGGCGGGCGCCATTCTGCTGGAGATTGCCCGGTCGGAAATTGCCTACACTGATCAGCGGCCCGCGGAGTATGTCGCCGTGATGATTGCCGCCGCCCTCCGCGAGGGCTATCGGCTTCCGATCTTCATCCAGGGCGACCACTGCCAGGTCAACGCCAAGAAATACCAGGCCGACGCCGAGGCCGAAGTATCCGAGGTCAAGAAGCTGATCGCGGAGGAGATCGGGGCCGGGTTCTTCAACATCGACGTCGACACCTCGACCCTGGTCGACCTCTCGCACCCGACCCTCGATGCGCAGCAGCGCGACAACTATGAGCGGGCGGCGGAAATCACGGCTTTCATTCGCGGGCTCGAGCCGCGCGGCGTGACGGTCTCGGTTGGTGCGGAAATCGGCGAGGTCGGTCACAAGAACAGCACGGTCGAAGAGCTCGACGCCTTCATGGCCGGTTTCAACCGGGCGCTGGCGGCCCGGGGCGCCTCGCTCGCCGGCATCAGCAAGATTTCGGTGCAGACCGGCACCTCGCATGGCGGTGTCGTGCTGCCTGATGGCCGGATTGCCGATGTCAAACTCGATCTCGCCGCGCTGGAAGCCTTGTCCCGCGTGGCACGGGATTCCTATGGGATGGCGGGTGCGGTGCAGCACGGGGCCAGTACGCTGCCGGCCGATGCCTTCGGCAATTTCCCGCGGGTCGAGACGGCTGAGATCCACCTCGCCACCAATTTCCAGACCATCGTGTTCGAGCATCCCGCCCTGCCCGCCGAGCTGCGGAACCGGGCCTATGCCTGGCTCGACGAGAACGCGACGAGTGAACGGAAGGATGGCGACACGCCCGAACAGTTCTACTATCGGGCTCGGAAGCGGGCCATCGGGCCCTTCAAGAAGGATTTCTGGTCGCTGCCCGAGGCAACCCGGTTGGCGATTGCAGCGGATCTGGAGAAGACGTTTACCTTCCTTTTCGAACAGCTCAAGGTCAACGGGACGGCTGAGCTGGTCCGGCGGCATGTTGAGGCTGCGCCGCTCCGTCACTCGGATCTGACTCGTCCGACGGTTCGGGCGGTCGACGACGCTGACGCGGGCGAATAG